The genomic region CTTGTGCCAGCACCGCCAGCGACCGGTCGAGCCGCGCGCCGCGGCGGACCGACACGTAGAGCCGCGGCACCGTCTCGACGTTGTGGTTGAAGACGTCGGGACCCGCCGCGACCACCTCCGCGACGGAGGCCATCCGGCCGCGGAAATCGGGCGTGAGCACCTCGATCCCGACCGCCGGGTCGTCTTCGCGGATCGCCCGGATCGTCCTCGCGAAGTGCCCGGCGCCGCCGTCGGCGAGGTCGTCCCGGTCGACCGAGGTCAGCACGACGTGGCGCAGACCCATCGACCGGACGGCGTCGGCGACCTTCCTCGGCTCGCGGGGATCGTCGAAGACCGGCACTCCGGTCTTGATGTCGCAGAAGCCGCACGCGCGGGTGCACACGTCGCCGAGCAGGAGAAACGTCGCCGTGCCCCGCGAGAAGCACTCCGAGCGGTTGGGGCACTTCGCCTCCTCGCACACGGTGTGCAATCCGCGGGCGCGCATCGTCTGTTTGACCGCATGGAGCTCGGAGAGCCGGAGCGCCTTCTCCCGGATCCATTCCGGGGCTCGGACGGGAAGGTTCATTCGGGGGCGACCCACGCCTTCTGCTTGAACTCCGACGAGATCTTCGCCGCCGCCTTCTTCGCCTGCGCGCGGTCCGGGTACGGGCCGAGCCGGACCCGAAAGAGCGTTCCCTTCTTCGATTCGACGGAGCTCACCGCGGCGGTCCGGTAGCT from Thermoanaerobaculia bacterium harbors:
- the lipA gene encoding lipoyl synthase gives rise to the protein MNLPVRAPEWIREKALRLSELHAVKQTMRARGLHTVCEEAKCPNRSECFSRGTATFLLLGDVCTRACGFCDIKTGVPVFDDPREPRKVADAVRSMGLRHVVLTSVDRDDLADGGAGHFARTIRAIREDDPAVGIEVLTPDFRGRMASVAEVVAAGPDVFNHNVETVPRLYVSVRRGARLDRSLAVLAQVKRLAPEMRTKSGFMLGLGETFEECVDLMRRMKDARVEIVTIGQYLRPSRENLPVVEYVAPAVFDRLRREGESLGFRHVFAGPFVRSSYRAEEALLAAASNASPHPPFPSPRGEGCLAEGETGKGGAEGAQDPEDRP